A genome region from Bacteroidales bacterium includes the following:
- a CDS encoding T9SS type A sorting domain-containing protein, which yields MCVTNILHLTITPSTTVEVTESACDSYTWGISGLTYTTSGDYTVVVGCVTNILHLTITPSTTVEVTESACDSYTWGINNVTYTTSGDYTVVVGCVTNILHLTITPSTTVEVTASACDSYTWGINNVTYTTSGDYTVGVCSVTNILHLTITPSTTVEVTESACDSYTWGINNVTYTTSGDYTVVVGCVTNILHLTITPSVTPAVSIVADFTTVVAGTTVNFTATPVNGGTPSYQWYVNGGTAGINSGSFSFVPVDGDDVYVVMTSSLGCVTAATAMSNTVTITVTAVILPPAAFNVTGGGAYCEGTGGLPVGLSGSEVGVTYTLTPGGATVAGTGAAVSFGSQLAGTYTATGSNGTYTTNMIGSAVITENPLPGPAGAISGLATVTEGTSGVAYSVVIPNATAAYWSYSGTGYVINGNGSASVTIDFAVGATSGTLSVFGQNDCGISGSVTLDIFVEEIVVLVPVAATWNGSVNEDWFEGGNWTTEVGAVVPAATTTVLIPGGLTTYPTLTAPAACASFTINDGGSFIGSEFLTASSVLVKRNITNTKAHFVSTPVSGATIGGVFSNSLTVWAREYVALSGTWVFRYLTDPFVVGKGYNVSTTTPTVTANFVGALNTPPVFAGALSTANGGWNLLGNPYTSAIDWDGVVLNNVSASVAVWDGFNILGAPTAGYRYYSSSTGIGTFGFTGIIPAENGFFVTATGASASIDMPAATRVHSTAPFFKGSLANVLRVNVAGNSLNDETVIHFENAATANFDNFDGKKLDSDASLFSVVNGDRLWLNSFPLEGNEVVDLGFKANADGEYTFTASGIESFDGFTPVLLEDLKLNKVQDLRQNANYSFSYVNGDSENRFKLHFKNANGMGDLNTTGISVYSLDKSVVINNNTQLAGEVWIYDVTGRELIHTSMSSDAKTIIPVKAPTANYMVKVVTANGSVNQKVFIR from the coding sequence TTGTGTGTTACCAATATCCTTCACCTCACCATTACTCCAAGCACCACAGTTGAAGTTACTGAAAGTGCTTGTGATTCATACACATGGGGAATCAGCGGTTTAACTTACACTACAAGTGGTGATTATACCGTTGTTGTTGGTTGTGTAACCAATATCCTTCACCTCACCATTACTCCAAGCACCACAGTTGAAGTTACTGAAAGCGCTTGTGATTCATACACATGGGGAATCAATAATGTAACCTACACTACAAGTGGTGATTATACCGTTGTTGTTGGTTGTGTTACCAATATCCTTCACCTCACCATTACTCCAAGCACCACAGTTGAAGTTACTGCTAGCGCTTGTGATTCATACACATGGGGAATCAATAATGTAACCTACACTACAAGTGGTGATTATACTGTTGGTGTTTGTTCTGTTACAAATATCCTTCACCTCACCATTACTCCAAGCACCACAGTTGAAGTTACTGAAAGCGCTTGTGATTCATACACATGGGGAATCAATAATGTAACCTACACTACAAGTGGTGATTATACCGTTGTTGTTGGTTGTGTTACCAATATCCTTCACCTTACCATTACTCCAAGTGTAACTCCTGCTGTTTCTATTGTTGCTGATTTCACAACTGTAGTTGCCGGTACAACCGTTAACTTCACTGCAACTCCAGTAAATGGTGGAACTCCTTCATACCAGTGGTATGTAAATGGAGGCACAGCCGGAATCAATTCAGGTTCATTCTCCTTTGTTCCAGTTGATGGTGATGATGTATATGTTGTAATGACCAGCTCTTTGGGTTGTGTTACTGCAGCTACTGCAATGTCAAACACTGTTACAATTACTGTTACAGCTGTTATTCTTCCTCCTGCTGCTTTCAACGTAACAGGTGGTGGTGCATACTGCGAAGGTACCGGTGGCTTACCTGTTGGACTTAGCGGTTCAGAAGTAGGTGTTACTTATACCCTTACTCCTGGTGGAGCAACTGTTGCCGGAACCGGTGCAGCTGTTTCATTCGGAAGTCAGCTTGCAGGTACTTATACTGCAACTGGTTCAAATGGTACCTATACTACCAATATGATCGGTAGTGCAGTTATCACCGAGAATCCTCTTCCAGGACCAGCAGGTGCTATTTCCGGCCTTGCTACAGTTACAGAAGGAACCAGCGGCGTAGCTTACTCCGTTGTTATTCCTAACGCTACTGCTGCTTATTGGTCTTATTCCGGTACTGGTTATGTTATCAATGGTAATGGATCAGCATCTGTAACTATTGATTTCGCAGTTGGTGCTACCAGTGGAACTCTCAGCGTATTCGGACAGAATGATTGTGGTATCAGTGGTTCAGTTACTTTAGATATCTTTGTTGAAGAAATCGTTGTTCTTGTTCCTGTTGCTGCAACATGGAATGGTTCTGTTAACGAAGATTGGTTCGAAGGTGGAAACTGGACAACTGAAGTTGGTGCAGTAGTTCCTGCAGCCACAACAACAGTTCTTATCCCAGGTGGTTTAACAACCTATCCTACCCTGACAGCTCCTGCAGCTTGTGCTAGCTTCACTATCAATGATGGTGGTTCTTTCATCGGTTCAGAATTCCTCACAGCCAGTTCAGTATTGGTAAAACGTAATATTACCAACACTAAGGCTCATTTCGTTTCAACTCCTGTTTCAGGTGCTACTATCGGTGGTGTATTCTCAAATTCACTCACAGTATGGGCTCGTGAATATGTTGCTCTTTCAGGCACATGGGTATTCAGATACCTCACAGATCCTTTCGTAGTAGGTAAGGGTTACAACGTTAGTACCACAACCCCAACTGTAACTGCAAACTTCGTAGGAGCTCTCAATACTCCTCCTGTATTTGCCGGTGCATTATCAACAGCTAATGGTGGATGGAACCTCTTAGGTAACCCATATACCAGTGCTATTGATTGGGACGGTGTTGTTCTGAATAATGTTAGTGCTTCTGTTGCCGTATGGGATGGTTTCAATATTCTTGGAGCTCCAACAGCTGGTTACAGGTATTACAGCTCATCAACAGGTATCGGAACATTCGGATTCACAGGTATTATTCCTGCTGAAAATGGTTTCTTTGTAACTGCAACAGGTGCAAGTGCATCTATTGATATGCCAGCAGCAACCCGCGTTCACAGCACAGCTCCTTTCTTCAAAGGAAGCCTTGCTAATGTACTGAGAGTTAACGTTGCCGGTAATTCACTCAATGATGAAACCGTTATCCATTTCGAAAACGCTGCTACAGCAAACTTCGACAACTTTGATGGTAAGAAACTTGACAGCGATGCTTCATTATTCAGCGTTGTTAATGGTGACCGTCTGTGGTTGAACTCATTCCCACTTGAAGGAAATGAAGTAGTAGACCTTGGATTCAAAGCAAATGCTGATGGCGAATACACATTCACCGCTTCAGGTATCGAAAGCTTTGACGGATTCACTCCAGTTCTTCTCGAAGACCTTAAACTGAACAAGGTTCAGGATCTCCGTCAGAATGCCAACTATAGCTTCAGCTATGTTAATGGTGATAGCGAAAACCGCTTCAAACTGCATTTCAAGAATGCCAATGGTATGGGTGACCTCAACACCACTGGTATCTCTGTATACAGTCTTGACAAGTCAGTTGTTATCAATAACAACACACAGCTTGCAGGCGAAGTTTGGATTTACGATGTAACCGGTCGCGAACTTATCCACACCTCAATGAGCAGCGATGCCAAGACCATTATTCCGGTTAAGGCTCCAACCGCAAATTACATGGTGAAGGTAGTTACCGCTAATGGTTCAGTAAACCAAAAGGTATTCATTCGCTAA